Part of the Musa acuminata AAA Group cultivar baxijiao chromosome BXJ3-10, Cavendish_Baxijiao_AAA, whole genome shotgun sequence genome, TCCAGAGCACATGCAGCCTGACGTCCAACTACGCCTTCTGCGTGGCCGCGCTCCAGTCCGATCCCCGCAGCCTGAGAGCCAACGACGTCAAGTCCTTATCCGCCATCGCCGTCGGGATCGCCTTCGCCAAGGCGAGGAGCACGTCGACGTACGCCTCCGGCATGATGACCAAGAACGTCACTGCGGCGTTCGGGACCTGTGCCGAGAAGTTCAGGAACGCCGACGAGGCGCTGCGGTGGGCGCTCGGCTCGCTGGCGCAGGAGAACTACGACTACGCGTGCATGCACGTCAGCGCGGCTCAGGAGTACGCCAGCCAATGCGGCAGGCTGTTCTCGAGGAGGAGCCCCGCCGTGGCGTACCCGGCGGCGATGGCGAAGAGGGCGGACTACCTGCAGCGCTTGTGTGGC contains:
- the LOC135651432 gene encoding cell wall / vacuolar inhibitor of fructosidase 2-like; its protein translation is MASFLFFFFPVLAHSLASPPLPPPPALVQSTCSLTSNYAFCVAALQSDPRSLRANDVKSLSAIAVGIAFAKARSTSTYASGMMTKNVTAAFGTCAEKFRNADEALRWALGSLAQENYDYACMHVSAAQEYASQCGRLFSRRSPAVAYPAAMAKRADYLQRLCGTALDIISQLVDAP